In Eriocheir sinensis breed Jianghai 21 chromosome 52, ASM2467909v1, whole genome shotgun sequence, one genomic interval encodes:
- the LOC126983086 gene encoding kinesin-like protein KIF19 isoform X2 codes for MSGTRRNNGKEKGKSEHLMVAVRVRPLANEERQRGSYRIVEVEDDKMLTLLNQETDRNDHLRQKRNKDKQFIFDRLHGESATQKEVYEATTKALVEDVLAGYTATVFAYGPTGAGKTFTMVGTAEHPGIMVQALNDLFHSLDDPSKTAKTKISMSYLEIYNENIRDLLQPSGTLDLREDAKTGVIQVAGLSEKEILTTKEVMRLLQKGNKERTCEPTAANKTSSRSHALLQVNVRKSVIKGVGEQVKCGRLFMIDLAGSERAKQTQNRGKRLQEGAHINRSLLALGNCINALAEGQAKFVNFRDSKLTRLLKDALSGNCRTVMVAHVSPANNHREETRNTLVYADRAKNISKTITSNVVNVASQVTHYKSMIMELQEEVTRLKDKITDKHDCPGTLTQGEIETNQMNTEKLRAIKNELLENFREQMFLRNKLIDIDSNILALSMEFERQNLVVSEWEAERYRRERGLMDHSRHHQEEQVIDMDTDREKDEDSDDDEPEEVTQAWEDLMYLQKEKQRYAEMREKVEHEMEEVKKRSQRIEELLILRIRCRMRMRACRRLVGMWCEALPNNITNDEQKEIISLLCKVHELEIQKVEMRSEALLKEHELQRRELVIMRYDRQRSLCDQIITRQRQMLDEIQPHMPPELLELYQMYQAEAQCVNGERDGKFDIHNMLRSHSVLSLRDPNERLPPINTREPERLFDRPARRRHSLGDEARAESVLSLRSPTSSASSSAPGTAPSSRVPSLPPIRGAAPSTAPNILPEGHSGFKNNNSLLRRRGPGDPHSVTDPNDNLTDPGSPGSYGSFRKKSLADPSDDSLSMVSVRLDSPPRKARSRVRQSLLQPQPRRRHGSASSSEGESPAPGHRSKASKVAHTRRRGNSLSRLENLSQPGMCESLTFSFHSLTFIVSCMTCTRQGEAPIFRREVLNRICD; via the exons ATGCTGACTCTACTGAATCAGGAGACAGACCGGAACGACCATCTGCggcagaagaggaataaagacaaGCAGTTCATCTTTGATCGCCTGCACGGGGAGAGCGCCAcgcag AAGGAGGTATACGAGGCCACGACGAAGGCGCTGGTGGAGGACGTGTTGGCGGGCTACACGGCGACAGTGTTTGCTTACGGGCCGACGGGTGCGGGGAAGACCTTCACGATGGTCGGCACGGCGGAGCATCCCGGAATCATGGTACAGGCCCTCAACGACCTCTTCCACTCCCTCGACGACCCCTCCAAGACTGCCAAGACGAAG ATCTCAATGTCGTACCTCGAAATCTACAACGAGAACATCCGGGACCTTCTTCAGCCCAGCGGGACCCTTGACTTGCGGGAGGACGCCAAGACGGGGGTGATCCAGGTGGCGGGGCTGAGCGAGAAGGAGATTCTTACCACCAAggag GTGATGCGACTCCTGCAGAAGGGGAACAAGGAGAGGACCTGCGAGCCAACAGCCGCCAACAAGACCTCCTCCCGCAGCCACGCCCTCCTGCAG GTCAATGTACGCAAGTCAGTCATCAAGGGGGTTGGGGAGCAGGTCAAGTGTGGGCGCCTGTTTATGATTGACCTCGCTGGGTCAGAGCGGGCCAAACAAACACAG AACAGAGGGAAGCGGCTGCAGGAGGGTGCCCACATCAACCGTTCCCTCCTGGCCCTTGGTAACTGCATCAATGCCCTGGCGGAGGGTCAGGCAAAGTTCGTCAACTTCAGGGACTCCAAACTGACACGTCTCCTCAAG GATGCTCTGTCAGGCAACTGTCGAACAGTGATGGTGGCACACGTGTCACCCGCCAACAACCATCGTGAGGAGACCCGCAACACCCTCGTCTATGCTGACCGAGCCAAGAACATCTCCAAGACG ATCACTTCCAACGTGGTGAACGTCGCCTCCCAAGTGACGCACTACAAGAGCATGATCATGGAACTGCAGGAAGAGGTTACGCGGCTCAAGGATAAGATCACGGATAAGCATGACTGTCCAGGCACCTTGACACAGGGCGAGATAGAGACCAACCAAATGAACACAGAGAAGCTGAGGGCCATCAAGAATGAACTGCTTGAGAACTTCCGGGAGCAGATGTTCCTCAG GAATAAACTAATAGACATAGACAGCAATATCCTGGCGCTGTCCATGGAGTTTGAGCGGCAGAACCTTGTGGTGTCTGAGTGGGAGGCCGAGCGTTACCGCCGGGAAAGAGGTCTCATGGACCACTCCAGGCATCATCAGGAGGAGCAGGTCATTGACATGGACACTGACAGAGAAAAAG ACGAGGACAGTGACGATGATGAGCCCGAGGAGGTGACACAGGCGTGGGAGGACTTGATGTACCTACAGAAGGAGAAGCAGCGCTATGCCGAGATGAGGGAGAAGGTGGAGcatgagatggaggaggtgaagaagcgTTCCCAGCGCATCGAGGAG CTCTTGATCTTGCGTATAAGAtgcagaatgagaatgagagctTGCCGCAGGCTGGTTGGTATGTGGTGTGAG GCCCTGCCCAACAACATCACCAACGATGAGCAGAAGGAGATCATCTCACTCCTCTGTAAG GTTCATGAGCTGGAGATTCAGAAGGTGGAGATGCGGAGCGAGGCGCTGCTGAAGGAACACGAGCTGCAACGGCGGGAGCTGGTCATCATGCGCTACGACAGGCAGCGCTCCCTCTGTGACCAGATCATCACACGCCAACGCCAGATGCTGGATG AAATACAACCCCACATGCCTCCTGAGTTGCTGGAGCTGTATCAGATGTACCAGGCGGAGGCCCAGTGTGTCAATGGGGAACGTGACGGAAAATTTGACATCCACAACATGCTGAGG TCTCACTCCGTCTTGTCGCTGAGAGACCCCAATGAAAGGCTGCCACCCATCAACACCAG GGAGCCAGAGAGACTTTTTGACCGCCCAgcgcgccgccgccacagccttGGAGACGAGGCCCGGGCGGAGAGTGTCCTCAGCCTGCGCAGCCCCACCAG TTCGGCGAGCTCCTCAGCCCCCGGCACAGCTCCCAGCTCCcgtgtcccctccctgccccccatcAGAGGTGCAGCTCCCTCCACAGCCCCAAACATCCTGCCCGAGGGTCACTCTGGCTTCAAGAACAACAATTCACTCCTCAG ACGGCGTGGACCAGGTGACCCCCACTCAGTGACTGACCCCAACGACAACTTGACGGATCCAGGCTCTCCGGGGTCGTACGGGTCTTTCCGTAAAAA GTCACTGGCAGACCCAAGTGATGACAGCCTCTCAATGGTCAGTGTGCGGCTGGACAGTCCCCCCCGCAAGGCCAG GTCCCGTGTCAGGCAGTCGCTCCTTCAGCCACAGCCGAGGCGTCGTCACGGGTCAGCATCCTCCAGTGAAGGGGAGTCACCTGCTCCTGGGCACCGCAGCAAAGCCTCCAAAGTGGCCCACACCCGCCGTCGAGGCAACAGCCTCAGCCGGCTGGAAAACCTGAGTCAGCCGGGAATGTGTGAGTCACTTACCTTCAGTTTTCACTCACTAACTTTCATTGTGAGTTGCATGACCTGCACAAGGCAGGGTGAAGCACCCATTTTTAGAAGGGAAGTACTAAATAGAATCTGTGACTAA
- the LOC126983086 gene encoding kinesin-like protein KIF19 isoform X5: MSGTRRNNGKEKGKSEHLMVAVRVRPLANEERQRGSYRIVEVEDDKMLTLLNQETDRNDHLRQKRNKDKQFIFDRLHGESATQKEVYEATTKALVEDVLAGYTATVFAYGPTGAGKTFTMVGTAEHPGIMVQALNDLFHSLDDPSKTAKTKISMSYLEIYNENIRDLLQPSGTLDLREDAKTGVIQVAGLSEKEILTTKEVMRLLQKGNKERTCEPTAANKTSSRSHALLQVNVRKSVIKGVGEQVKCGRLFMIDLAGSERAKQTQNRGKRLQEGAHINRSLLALGNCINALAEGQAKFVNFRDSKLTRLLKDALSGNCRTVMVAHVSPANNHREETRNTLVYADRAKNISKTITSNVVNVASQVTHYKSMIMELQEEVTRLKDKITDKHDCPGTLTQGEIETNQMNTEKLRAIKNELLENFREQMFLRNKLIDIDSNILALSMEFERQNLVVSEWEAERYRRERGLMDHSRHHQEEQVIDMDTDREKDEDSDDDEPEEVTQAWEDLMYLQKEKQRYAEMREKVEHEMEEVKKRSQRIEELLILRIRCRMRMRACRRLVGMWCEALPNNITNDEQKEIISLLCKVHELEIQKVEMRSEALLKEHELQRRELVIMRYDRQRSLCDQIITRQRQMLDVLHEGSEIQPHMPPELLELYQMYQAEAQCVNGERDGKFDIHNMLRSHSVLSLRDPNERLPPINTREPERLFDRPARRRHSLGDEARAESVLSLRSPTSSASSSAPGTAPSSRVPSLPPIRGAAPSTAPNILPEGHSGFKNNNSLLRRRGPGDPHSVTDPNDNLTDPGSPGSYGSFRKKSRVRQSLLQPQPRRRHGSASSSEGESPAPGHRSKASKVAHTRRRGNSLSRLENLSQPGMCESLTFSFHSLTFIVSCMTCTRQGEAPIFRREVLNRICD; encoded by the exons ATGCTGACTCTACTGAATCAGGAGACAGACCGGAACGACCATCTGCggcagaagaggaataaagacaaGCAGTTCATCTTTGATCGCCTGCACGGGGAGAGCGCCAcgcag AAGGAGGTATACGAGGCCACGACGAAGGCGCTGGTGGAGGACGTGTTGGCGGGCTACACGGCGACAGTGTTTGCTTACGGGCCGACGGGTGCGGGGAAGACCTTCACGATGGTCGGCACGGCGGAGCATCCCGGAATCATGGTACAGGCCCTCAACGACCTCTTCCACTCCCTCGACGACCCCTCCAAGACTGCCAAGACGAAG ATCTCAATGTCGTACCTCGAAATCTACAACGAGAACATCCGGGACCTTCTTCAGCCCAGCGGGACCCTTGACTTGCGGGAGGACGCCAAGACGGGGGTGATCCAGGTGGCGGGGCTGAGCGAGAAGGAGATTCTTACCACCAAggag GTGATGCGACTCCTGCAGAAGGGGAACAAGGAGAGGACCTGCGAGCCAACAGCCGCCAACAAGACCTCCTCCCGCAGCCACGCCCTCCTGCAG GTCAATGTACGCAAGTCAGTCATCAAGGGGGTTGGGGAGCAGGTCAAGTGTGGGCGCCTGTTTATGATTGACCTCGCTGGGTCAGAGCGGGCCAAACAAACACAG AACAGAGGGAAGCGGCTGCAGGAGGGTGCCCACATCAACCGTTCCCTCCTGGCCCTTGGTAACTGCATCAATGCCCTGGCGGAGGGTCAGGCAAAGTTCGTCAACTTCAGGGACTCCAAACTGACACGTCTCCTCAAG GATGCTCTGTCAGGCAACTGTCGAACAGTGATGGTGGCACACGTGTCACCCGCCAACAACCATCGTGAGGAGACCCGCAACACCCTCGTCTATGCTGACCGAGCCAAGAACATCTCCAAGACG ATCACTTCCAACGTGGTGAACGTCGCCTCCCAAGTGACGCACTACAAGAGCATGATCATGGAACTGCAGGAAGAGGTTACGCGGCTCAAGGATAAGATCACGGATAAGCATGACTGTCCAGGCACCTTGACACAGGGCGAGATAGAGACCAACCAAATGAACACAGAGAAGCTGAGGGCCATCAAGAATGAACTGCTTGAGAACTTCCGGGAGCAGATGTTCCTCAG GAATAAACTAATAGACATAGACAGCAATATCCTGGCGCTGTCCATGGAGTTTGAGCGGCAGAACCTTGTGGTGTCTGAGTGGGAGGCCGAGCGTTACCGCCGGGAAAGAGGTCTCATGGACCACTCCAGGCATCATCAGGAGGAGCAGGTCATTGACATGGACACTGACAGAGAAAAAG ACGAGGACAGTGACGATGATGAGCCCGAGGAGGTGACACAGGCGTGGGAGGACTTGATGTACCTACAGAAGGAGAAGCAGCGCTATGCCGAGATGAGGGAGAAGGTGGAGcatgagatggaggaggtgaagaagcgTTCCCAGCGCATCGAGGAG CTCTTGATCTTGCGTATAAGAtgcagaatgagaatgagagctTGCCGCAGGCTGGTTGGTATGTGGTGTGAG GCCCTGCCCAACAACATCACCAACGATGAGCAGAAGGAGATCATCTCACTCCTCTGTAAG GTTCATGAGCTGGAGATTCAGAAGGTGGAGATGCGGAGCGAGGCGCTGCTGAAGGAACACGAGCTGCAACGGCGGGAGCTGGTCATCATGCGCTACGACAGGCAGCGCTCCCTCTGTGACCAGATCATCACACGCCAACGCCAGATGCTGGATG TCCTTCATGAAGGTTCAG AAATACAACCCCACATGCCTCCTGAGTTGCTGGAGCTGTATCAGATGTACCAGGCGGAGGCCCAGTGTGTCAATGGGGAACGTGACGGAAAATTTGACATCCACAACATGCTGAGG TCTCACTCCGTCTTGTCGCTGAGAGACCCCAATGAAAGGCTGCCACCCATCAACACCAG GGAGCCAGAGAGACTTTTTGACCGCCCAgcgcgccgccgccacagccttGGAGACGAGGCCCGGGCGGAGAGTGTCCTCAGCCTGCGCAGCCCCACCAG TTCGGCGAGCTCCTCAGCCCCCGGCACAGCTCCCAGCTCCcgtgtcccctccctgccccccatcAGAGGTGCAGCTCCCTCCACAGCCCCAAACATCCTGCCCGAGGGTCACTCTGGCTTCAAGAACAACAATTCACTCCTCAG ACGGCGTGGACCAGGTGACCCCCACTCAGTGACTGACCCCAACGACAACTTGACGGATCCAGGCTCTCCGGGGTCGTACGGGTCTTTCCGTAAAAA GTCCCGTGTCAGGCAGTCGCTCCTTCAGCCACAGCCGAGGCGTCGTCACGGGTCAGCATCCTCCAGTGAAGGGGAGTCACCTGCTCCTGGGCACCGCAGCAAAGCCTCCAAAGTGGCCCACACCCGCCGTCGAGGCAACAGCCTCAGCCGGCTGGAAAACCTGAGTCAGCCGGGAATGTGTGAGTCACTTACCTTCAGTTTTCACTCACTAACTTTCATTGTGAGTTGCATGACCTGCACAAGGCAGGGTGAAGCACCCATTTTTAGAAGGGAAGTACTAAATAGAATCTGTGACTAA
- the LOC126983086 gene encoding kinesin-like protein KIF19 isoform X6, protein MSGTRRNNGKEKGKSEHLMVAVRVRPLANEERQRGSYRIVEVEDDKMLTLLNQETDRNDHLRQKRNKDKQFIFDRLHGESATQKEVYEATTKALVEDVLAGYTATVFAYGPTGAGKTFTMVGTAEHPGIMVQALNDLFHSLDDPSKTAKTKISMSYLEIYNENIRDLLQPSGTLDLREDAKTGVIQVAGLSEKEILTTKEVMRLLQKGNKERTCEPTAANKTSSRSHALLQVNVRKSVIKGVGEQVKCGRLFMIDLAGSERAKQTQNRGKRLQEGAHINRSLLALGNCINALAEGQAKFVNFRDSKLTRLLKDALSGNCRTVMVAHVSPANNHREETRNTLVYADRAKNISKTITSNVVNVASQVTHYKSMIMELQEEVTRLKDKITDKHDCPGTLTQGEIETNQMNTEKLRAIKNELLENFREQMFLRNKLIDIDSNILALSMEFERQNLVVSEWEAERYRRERGLMDHSRHHQEEQVIDMDTDREKDEDSDDDEPEEVTQAWEDLMYLQKEKQRYAEMREKVEHEMEEVKKRSQRIEEALPNNITNDEQKEIISLLCKVHELEIQKVEMRSEALLKEHELQRRELVIMRYDRQRSLCDQIITRQRQMLDEIQPHMPPELLELYQMYQAEAQCVNGERDGKFDIHNMLRSHSVLSLRDPNERLPPINTREPERLFDRPARRRHSLGDEARAESVLSLRSPTSSASSSAPGTAPSSRVPSLPPIRGAAPSTAPNILPEGHSGFKNNNSLLRRRGPGDPHSVTDPNDNLTDPGSPGSYGSFRKKSLADPSDDSLSMVSVRLDSPPRKARSRVRQSLLQPQPRRRHGSASSSEGESPAPGHRSKASKVAHTRRRGNSLSRLENLSQPGMCESLTFSFHSLTFIVSCMTCTRQGEAPIFRREVLNRICD, encoded by the exons ATGCTGACTCTACTGAATCAGGAGACAGACCGGAACGACCATCTGCggcagaagaggaataaagacaaGCAGTTCATCTTTGATCGCCTGCACGGGGAGAGCGCCAcgcag AAGGAGGTATACGAGGCCACGACGAAGGCGCTGGTGGAGGACGTGTTGGCGGGCTACACGGCGACAGTGTTTGCTTACGGGCCGACGGGTGCGGGGAAGACCTTCACGATGGTCGGCACGGCGGAGCATCCCGGAATCATGGTACAGGCCCTCAACGACCTCTTCCACTCCCTCGACGACCCCTCCAAGACTGCCAAGACGAAG ATCTCAATGTCGTACCTCGAAATCTACAACGAGAACATCCGGGACCTTCTTCAGCCCAGCGGGACCCTTGACTTGCGGGAGGACGCCAAGACGGGGGTGATCCAGGTGGCGGGGCTGAGCGAGAAGGAGATTCTTACCACCAAggag GTGATGCGACTCCTGCAGAAGGGGAACAAGGAGAGGACCTGCGAGCCAACAGCCGCCAACAAGACCTCCTCCCGCAGCCACGCCCTCCTGCAG GTCAATGTACGCAAGTCAGTCATCAAGGGGGTTGGGGAGCAGGTCAAGTGTGGGCGCCTGTTTATGATTGACCTCGCTGGGTCAGAGCGGGCCAAACAAACACAG AACAGAGGGAAGCGGCTGCAGGAGGGTGCCCACATCAACCGTTCCCTCCTGGCCCTTGGTAACTGCATCAATGCCCTGGCGGAGGGTCAGGCAAAGTTCGTCAACTTCAGGGACTCCAAACTGACACGTCTCCTCAAG GATGCTCTGTCAGGCAACTGTCGAACAGTGATGGTGGCACACGTGTCACCCGCCAACAACCATCGTGAGGAGACCCGCAACACCCTCGTCTATGCTGACCGAGCCAAGAACATCTCCAAGACG ATCACTTCCAACGTGGTGAACGTCGCCTCCCAAGTGACGCACTACAAGAGCATGATCATGGAACTGCAGGAAGAGGTTACGCGGCTCAAGGATAAGATCACGGATAAGCATGACTGTCCAGGCACCTTGACACAGGGCGAGATAGAGACCAACCAAATGAACACAGAGAAGCTGAGGGCCATCAAGAATGAACTGCTTGAGAACTTCCGGGAGCAGATGTTCCTCAG GAATAAACTAATAGACATAGACAGCAATATCCTGGCGCTGTCCATGGAGTTTGAGCGGCAGAACCTTGTGGTGTCTGAGTGGGAGGCCGAGCGTTACCGCCGGGAAAGAGGTCTCATGGACCACTCCAGGCATCATCAGGAGGAGCAGGTCATTGACATGGACACTGACAGAGAAAAAG ACGAGGACAGTGACGATGATGAGCCCGAGGAGGTGACACAGGCGTGGGAGGACTTGATGTACCTACAGAAGGAGAAGCAGCGCTATGCCGAGATGAGGGAGAAGGTGGAGcatgagatggaggaggtgaagaagcgTTCCCAGCGCATCGAGGAG GCCCTGCCCAACAACATCACCAACGATGAGCAGAAGGAGATCATCTCACTCCTCTGTAAG GTTCATGAGCTGGAGATTCAGAAGGTGGAGATGCGGAGCGAGGCGCTGCTGAAGGAACACGAGCTGCAACGGCGGGAGCTGGTCATCATGCGCTACGACAGGCAGCGCTCCCTCTGTGACCAGATCATCACACGCCAACGCCAGATGCTGGATG AAATACAACCCCACATGCCTCCTGAGTTGCTGGAGCTGTATCAGATGTACCAGGCGGAGGCCCAGTGTGTCAATGGGGAACGTGACGGAAAATTTGACATCCACAACATGCTGAGG TCTCACTCCGTCTTGTCGCTGAGAGACCCCAATGAAAGGCTGCCACCCATCAACACCAG GGAGCCAGAGAGACTTTTTGACCGCCCAgcgcgccgccgccacagccttGGAGACGAGGCCCGGGCGGAGAGTGTCCTCAGCCTGCGCAGCCCCACCAG TTCGGCGAGCTCCTCAGCCCCCGGCACAGCTCCCAGCTCCcgtgtcccctccctgccccccatcAGAGGTGCAGCTCCCTCCACAGCCCCAAACATCCTGCCCGAGGGTCACTCTGGCTTCAAGAACAACAATTCACTCCTCAG ACGGCGTGGACCAGGTGACCCCCACTCAGTGACTGACCCCAACGACAACTTGACGGATCCAGGCTCTCCGGGGTCGTACGGGTCTTTCCGTAAAAA GTCACTGGCAGACCCAAGTGATGACAGCCTCTCAATGGTCAGTGTGCGGCTGGACAGTCCCCCCCGCAAGGCCAG GTCCCGTGTCAGGCAGTCGCTCCTTCAGCCACAGCCGAGGCGTCGTCACGGGTCAGCATCCTCCAGTGAAGGGGAGTCACCTGCTCCTGGGCACCGCAGCAAAGCCTCCAAAGTGGCCCACACCCGCCGTCGAGGCAACAGCCTCAGCCGGCTGGAAAACCTGAGTCAGCCGGGAATGTGTGAGTCACTTACCTTCAGTTTTCACTCACTAACTTTCATTGTGAGTTGCATGACCTGCACAAGGCAGGGTGAAGCACCCATTTTTAGAAGGGAAGTACTAAATAGAATCTGTGACTAA
- the LOC126983086 gene encoding kinesin-like protein KIF19 isoform X1, translating into MSGTRRNNGKEKGKSEHLMVAVRVRPLANEERQRGSYRIVEVEDDKMLTLLNQETDRNDHLRQKRNKDKQFIFDRLHGESATQKEVYEATTKALVEDVLAGYTATVFAYGPTGAGKTFTMVGTAEHPGIMVQALNDLFHSLDDPSKTAKTKISMSYLEIYNENIRDLLQPSGTLDLREDAKTGVIQVAGLSEKEILTTKEVMRLLQKGNKERTCEPTAANKTSSRSHALLQVNVRKSVIKGVGEQVKCGRLFMIDLAGSERAKQTQNRGKRLQEGAHINRSLLALGNCINALAEGQAKFVNFRDSKLTRLLKDALSGNCRTVMVAHVSPANNHREETRNTLVYADRAKNISKTITSNVVNVASQVTHYKSMIMELQEEVTRLKDKITDKHDCPGTLTQGEIETNQMNTEKLRAIKNELLENFREQMFLRNKLIDIDSNILALSMEFERQNLVVSEWEAERYRRERGLMDHSRHHQEEQVIDMDTDREKDEDSDDDEPEEVTQAWEDLMYLQKEKQRYAEMREKVEHEMEEVKKRSQRIEELLILRIRCRMRMRACRRLVGMWCEALPNNITNDEQKEIISLLCKVHELEIQKVEMRSEALLKEHELQRRELVIMRYDRQRSLCDQIITRQRQMLDVLHEGSEIQPHMPPELLELYQMYQAEAQCVNGERDGKFDIHNMLRSHSVLSLRDPNERLPPINTREPERLFDRPARRRHSLGDEARAESVLSLRSPTSSASSSAPGTAPSSRVPSLPPIRGAAPSTAPNILPEGHSGFKNNNSLLRRRGPGDPHSVTDPNDNLTDPGSPGSYGSFRKKSLADPSDDSLSMVSVRLDSPPRKARSRVRQSLLQPQPRRRHGSASSSEGESPAPGHRSKASKVAHTRRRGNSLSRLENLSQPGMCESLTFSFHSLTFIVSCMTCTRQGEAPIFRREVLNRICD; encoded by the exons ATGCTGACTCTACTGAATCAGGAGACAGACCGGAACGACCATCTGCggcagaagaggaataaagacaaGCAGTTCATCTTTGATCGCCTGCACGGGGAGAGCGCCAcgcag AAGGAGGTATACGAGGCCACGACGAAGGCGCTGGTGGAGGACGTGTTGGCGGGCTACACGGCGACAGTGTTTGCTTACGGGCCGACGGGTGCGGGGAAGACCTTCACGATGGTCGGCACGGCGGAGCATCCCGGAATCATGGTACAGGCCCTCAACGACCTCTTCCACTCCCTCGACGACCCCTCCAAGACTGCCAAGACGAAG ATCTCAATGTCGTACCTCGAAATCTACAACGAGAACATCCGGGACCTTCTTCAGCCCAGCGGGACCCTTGACTTGCGGGAGGACGCCAAGACGGGGGTGATCCAGGTGGCGGGGCTGAGCGAGAAGGAGATTCTTACCACCAAggag GTGATGCGACTCCTGCAGAAGGGGAACAAGGAGAGGACCTGCGAGCCAACAGCCGCCAACAAGACCTCCTCCCGCAGCCACGCCCTCCTGCAG GTCAATGTACGCAAGTCAGTCATCAAGGGGGTTGGGGAGCAGGTCAAGTGTGGGCGCCTGTTTATGATTGACCTCGCTGGGTCAGAGCGGGCCAAACAAACACAG AACAGAGGGAAGCGGCTGCAGGAGGGTGCCCACATCAACCGTTCCCTCCTGGCCCTTGGTAACTGCATCAATGCCCTGGCGGAGGGTCAGGCAAAGTTCGTCAACTTCAGGGACTCCAAACTGACACGTCTCCTCAAG GATGCTCTGTCAGGCAACTGTCGAACAGTGATGGTGGCACACGTGTCACCCGCCAACAACCATCGTGAGGAGACCCGCAACACCCTCGTCTATGCTGACCGAGCCAAGAACATCTCCAAGACG ATCACTTCCAACGTGGTGAACGTCGCCTCCCAAGTGACGCACTACAAGAGCATGATCATGGAACTGCAGGAAGAGGTTACGCGGCTCAAGGATAAGATCACGGATAAGCATGACTGTCCAGGCACCTTGACACAGGGCGAGATAGAGACCAACCAAATGAACACAGAGAAGCTGAGGGCCATCAAGAATGAACTGCTTGAGAACTTCCGGGAGCAGATGTTCCTCAG GAATAAACTAATAGACATAGACAGCAATATCCTGGCGCTGTCCATGGAGTTTGAGCGGCAGAACCTTGTGGTGTCTGAGTGGGAGGCCGAGCGTTACCGCCGGGAAAGAGGTCTCATGGACCACTCCAGGCATCATCAGGAGGAGCAGGTCATTGACATGGACACTGACAGAGAAAAAG ACGAGGACAGTGACGATGATGAGCCCGAGGAGGTGACACAGGCGTGGGAGGACTTGATGTACCTACAGAAGGAGAAGCAGCGCTATGCCGAGATGAGGGAGAAGGTGGAGcatgagatggaggaggtgaagaagcgTTCCCAGCGCATCGAGGAG CTCTTGATCTTGCGTATAAGAtgcagaatgagaatgagagctTGCCGCAGGCTGGTTGGTATGTGGTGTGAG GCCCTGCCCAACAACATCACCAACGATGAGCAGAAGGAGATCATCTCACTCCTCTGTAAG GTTCATGAGCTGGAGATTCAGAAGGTGGAGATGCGGAGCGAGGCGCTGCTGAAGGAACACGAGCTGCAACGGCGGGAGCTGGTCATCATGCGCTACGACAGGCAGCGCTCCCTCTGTGACCAGATCATCACACGCCAACGCCAGATGCTGGATG TCCTTCATGAAGGTTCAG AAATACAACCCCACATGCCTCCTGAGTTGCTGGAGCTGTATCAGATGTACCAGGCGGAGGCCCAGTGTGTCAATGGGGAACGTGACGGAAAATTTGACATCCACAACATGCTGAGG TCTCACTCCGTCTTGTCGCTGAGAGACCCCAATGAAAGGCTGCCACCCATCAACACCAG GGAGCCAGAGAGACTTTTTGACCGCCCAgcgcgccgccgccacagccttGGAGACGAGGCCCGGGCGGAGAGTGTCCTCAGCCTGCGCAGCCCCACCAG TTCGGCGAGCTCCTCAGCCCCCGGCACAGCTCCCAGCTCCcgtgtcccctccctgccccccatcAGAGGTGCAGCTCCCTCCACAGCCCCAAACATCCTGCCCGAGGGTCACTCTGGCTTCAAGAACAACAATTCACTCCTCAG ACGGCGTGGACCAGGTGACCCCCACTCAGTGACTGACCCCAACGACAACTTGACGGATCCAGGCTCTCCGGGGTCGTACGGGTCTTTCCGTAAAAA GTCACTGGCAGACCCAAGTGATGACAGCCTCTCAATGGTCAGTGTGCGGCTGGACAGTCCCCCCCGCAAGGCCAG GTCCCGTGTCAGGCAGTCGCTCCTTCAGCCACAGCCGAGGCGTCGTCACGGGTCAGCATCCTCCAGTGAAGGGGAGTCACCTGCTCCTGGGCACCGCAGCAAAGCCTCCAAAGTGGCCCACACCCGCCGTCGAGGCAACAGCCTCAGCCGGCTGGAAAACCTGAGTCAGCCGGGAATGTGTGAGTCACTTACCTTCAGTTTTCACTCACTAACTTTCATTGTGAGTTGCATGACCTGCACAAGGCAGGGTGAAGCACCCATTTTTAGAAGGGAAGTACTAAATAGAATCTGTGACTAA